The following coding sequences lie in one Maribacter forsetii DSM 18668 genomic window:
- a CDS encoding AMP-dependent synthetase/ligase, whose protein sequence is MQKVTRLFDFPYYQLEKHALKEALVSKKNGEWIKTSTKEYIDKANAISRGLLRLGVKPNDKIAVISLTNRTEWNIMDIGILQLGAQNVPIYPTISEDDYAYVLNHSEAKFCFVSCNEVHEKVTAIKDQVKSLENVYSFDELSNCDHWGKVFELGSDTSNQDEVESLMNAVTPNDLATLIYTSGTTGRPKGVMLSHNNLVTNAIESSKRFPIEDGKTKALSFLPLCHVYERMLIYLYQYRGVSIYYAESLDKISDNLKETSPHVMTAVPRLLEKVYDKIYAKGTELTGIKKKLFFWAVDLGLKYEPYGQNGWWYEKKLSVARKLIFSKWKEGLGGNLGLIASGSAALQPRLSRIFNAAEFGLMEGYGLSETSPVISVNDMREGGFRIGTVGKPIDNTEVKIASDGEICIKGPQVMLGYYKDEEKTKEVIVDGYFLTGDIGELDSDGFLKITDRKKEMFKTSGGKYVAPQLLENRFKQSRFIEQIMVVGEGEKMPAALIQPDFEFLKEWAALHNISVPEGTSLIKNEKVLERYQQEIDEANEKFAKWEKVKQFRLTPDAWSMEGGHLTPTMKLKRKIIKQKYMALYNDIYEH, encoded by the coding sequence ATGCAGAAAGTAACCCGTCTTTTTGACTTCCCATATTATCAGCTTGAAAAGCATGCCTTAAAAGAGGCATTGGTGTCAAAAAAAAATGGAGAATGGATAAAAACATCTACCAAAGAATATATTGATAAAGCAAATGCCATAAGCCGTGGGCTTTTACGCCTAGGGGTTAAACCTAATGACAAGATTGCCGTAATATCACTTACCAATAGAACGGAGTGGAATATTATGGATATTGGTATTCTTCAACTTGGGGCGCAGAATGTTCCTATTTACCCAACTATATCTGAAGATGATTATGCGTATGTACTTAATCATTCTGAAGCAAAATTCTGTTTTGTTTCTTGTAATGAAGTGCATGAAAAAGTAACTGCAATTAAAGACCAAGTTAAAAGTTTAGAAAATGTCTATTCTTTTGATGAGCTTTCTAATTGTGATCATTGGGGAAAGGTTTTTGAATTAGGTTCTGATACATCTAACCAAGACGAGGTAGAAAGCTTAATGAATGCCGTTACACCTAACGATTTGGCAACATTAATTTACACCTCTGGTACTACCGGTAGACCTAAAGGTGTTATGCTTTCACATAACAATTTGGTAACCAATGCCATTGAAAGCTCTAAACGTTTTCCTATAGAAGATGGTAAAACAAAAGCTTTAAGCTTCTTACCACTTTGCCATGTATATGAGCGTATGTTGATATACCTTTATCAATATAGAGGTGTCTCTATTTACTATGCAGAATCCTTAGATAAAATTAGTGATAATCTAAAAGAAACAAGTCCGCATGTAATGACAGCCGTACCTAGACTTTTAGAAAAGGTATATGATAAAATTTATGCCAAAGGAACAGAACTTACAGGTATTAAAAAGAAACTGTTCTTTTGGGCTGTTGACCTTGGGTTAAAATATGAACCATACGGACAAAATGGATGGTGGTACGAAAAAAAATTATCTGTCGCTAGAAAATTAATTTTCAGCAAATGGAAAGAAGGTTTAGGCGGTAATCTAGGATTAATAGCATCTGGTAGTGCAGCTTTGCAACCACGGTTATCACGAATCTTCAATGCAGCGGAATTTGGACTTATGGAAGGCTACGGCTTGTCTGAAACTTCGCCCGTTATTTCTGTAAATGATATGCGTGAAGGCGGGTTCAGAATTGGAACCGTTGGGAAGCCTATTGACAATACTGAAGTTAAAATTGCATCGGACGGGGAAATTTGTATCAAAGGTCCGCAAGTAATGCTGGGTTATTATAAAGATGAGGAAAAAACCAAAGAAGTTATTGTTGATGGTTATTTCTTAACCGGAGATATTGGTGAATTAGATAGTGATGGTTTTCTTAAAATTACGGATCGTAAAAAAGAAATGTTCAAAACCTCTGGTGGTAAATATGTAGCACCACAGCTTTTAGAAAATCGCTTTAAACAATCAAGGTTTATTGAGCAGATAATGGTTGTAGGTGAAGGCGAGAAAATGCCAGCTGCCTTAATTCAGCCAGATTTTGAATTCTTAAAAGAATGGGCTGCGCTACATAACATTAGTGTACCAGAAGGAACCAGTCTTATTAAGAACGAAAAAGTCTTGGAGCGTTATCAACAAGAAATTGATGAAGCAAATGAAAAGTTTGCGAAATGGGAAAAAGTAAAGCAGTTTAGACTTACTCCAGATGCTTGGAGTATGGAAGGTGGACACCTAACCCCTACAATGAAGTTGAAAAGAAAAATCATCAAGCAAAAATATATGGCGCTGTATAATGATATCTATGAACACTGA
- a CDS encoding MarR family winged helix-turn-helix transcriptional regulator gives MKDATIDYALRATWQAVARMYNEEAKNFDSTMAVGFTLLSIDPKTGTPSTSLGPKMGMEATSLSRILKSMEQKGLILRKPNPKDGRGVLIYLTDFGLEKRNDSKSTVIRFNEAVKDEVTEEKLASFFEVTDAINKLISDKKLF, from the coding sequence ATGAAAGATGCAACGATAGATTATGCGTTGAGAGCTACATGGCAAGCAGTAGCAAGAATGTATAATGAAGAAGCAAAGAATTTTGATTCTACTATGGCTGTTGGCTTTACATTATTGAGCATTGACCCAAAAACTGGTACACCTTCAACTTCATTAGGTCCAAAAATGGGAATGGAGGCAACAAGCCTCTCTCGAATTTTAAAAAGTATGGAGCAGAAAGGTCTCATATTAAGAAAACCGAACCCTAAAGATGGTAGAGGTGTTCTTATTTACCTTACTGATTTTGGATTGGAAAAAAGAAATGATTCAAAAAGTACAGTTATTAGATTCAATGAAGCAGTTAAAGATGAAGTGACCGAAGAAAAACTAGCCAGTTTTTTTGAAGTAACAGATGCCATAAATAAACTTATTTCAGACAAAAAATTATTTTAA
- a CDS encoding 3-hydroxyacyl-CoA dehydrogenase/enoyl-CoA hydratase family protein produces the protein MNKHIKKVAVIGSGIMGSGIACHFANIGVEVLLLDIVPRELNDKEKAKGLTLEDKVVRNRMVNDALKAALKSKPSPIYHQNFANRITTGNLEDDIAKVSKVDWIIEVVVERLDIKKQVFENLEKYRTPGTLITSNTSGIPIKFMSEGRSEDFQKHFCGTHFFNPARYLKLFEIIPGPKTDADVLSFLNGYGEKFLGKTSVVAKDTPAFIGNRIGIFSIQSLFHMVKDMDMTVEEVDKLTGPVIGRPKSATFRTVDVVGLDTLVHVANGIYDNCKDDERHDLFKLPGFINTMMENKWLGSKTGQGFYKKSKNDKGKTEILTLDLETMDYRSKKSAKFATLELTKTIDKVVDRFAVLCGGKDKAGEFYRKSFGQLFAYVSHRIPEITDELYKIDDAMKAGFGWEHGPFQIWDAVGLDKGLEFIKAEGLEAAAWVQEMKSAGKDSFYSVKEGSTYFYDIPKKSMEKIPGQDAFIILDNIRKSKEVFKNAGVVVEDLGDGILNVEFQSKMNTIGGDVLNGLNKAIDMAEKDFQGLVVGNQAANFSVGANIGMIFMMAVEQEYDELNMAIKYFQDTMMRMRYSSIPTISAPHGMALGGGCEISLHADKVVAAAETYMGLVEFGVGVLPGGGGSKEMALRAQDTFKKGDVELNVLQEYFLTIGMAKVSTSAYEAFDLGLLQKGKDIVVVNKDRQIATAKAHAMLMAESGYTQPAARNDIKVLGKQALGMFVVGTDSMEASHYISEHDKKIANKLAYVMAGGDLSEPTRVSEQYLLDIEREAFLSLCTERKTLERIQHMLKTGKPLRN, from the coding sequence ATGAATAAGCACATTAAAAAAGTAGCAGTAATTGGCTCAGGAATAATGGGTAGCGGTATAGCCTGTCATTTTGCAAATATTGGCGTAGAGGTTTTATTGTTGGATATTGTTCCTCGTGAACTAAATGACAAAGAAAAAGCGAAGGGTTTAACCTTAGAAGATAAGGTTGTTCGTAATAGAATGGTTAACGATGCTTTAAAAGCAGCATTGAAATCTAAACCATCTCCTATTTACCATCAAAATTTTGCAAATCGCATCACAACAGGAAACTTAGAAGATGATATTGCAAAGGTATCTAAGGTAGATTGGATTATTGAGGTTGTTGTTGAACGTTTGGATATTAAAAAACAAGTGTTCGAGAATCTAGAGAAGTACCGTACACCTGGCACACTTATAACTTCTAACACCTCTGGTATTCCTATCAAATTTATGTCTGAAGGCAGAAGTGAAGATTTCCAAAAGCATTTCTGTGGTACTCACTTTTTTAATCCTGCACGTTATTTAAAACTTTTTGAAATTATTCCTGGTCCAAAAACGGATGCAGATGTATTGAGTTTTTTAAATGGGTATGGCGAAAAGTTCTTAGGTAAGACTTCTGTTGTTGCCAAGGACACTCCTGCATTTATTGGTAATAGAATAGGAATATTCAGTATTCAAAGTCTTTTCCATATGGTAAAAGATATGGATATGACCGTTGAGGAAGTAGATAAATTGACCGGTCCTGTAATTGGCAGACCAAAGTCAGCTACATTCAGAACCGTTGATGTTGTTGGGTTAGATACACTTGTACACGTTGCAAATGGTATTTACGATAACTGTAAAGACGATGAGCGTCATGATTTATTTAAACTGCCTGGTTTCATCAACACAATGATGGAAAACAAATGGTTAGGAAGTAAAACAGGACAAGGTTTTTATAAGAAATCTAAAAATGATAAAGGCAAAACTGAAATATTAACGCTTGATTTAGAGACGATGGATTATCGCTCTAAAAAGAGTGCAAAATTTGCCACCTTAGAGCTAACAAAAACAATTGATAAAGTGGTTGATCGCTTTGCTGTTCTTTGTGGAGGAAAAGATAAAGCAGGTGAATTCTACCGTAAGAGTTTTGGACAGTTGTTCGCTTACGTATCCCATAGAATACCTGAAATAACAGATGAACTTTATAAGATAGACGATGCTATGAAAGCTGGTTTTGGTTGGGAACATGGTCCTTTCCAAATTTGGGATGCCGTTGGTCTAGATAAAGGTCTTGAGTTTATTAAAGCTGAAGGTTTAGAAGCTGCAGCTTGGGTTCAAGAAATGAAATCTGCGGGTAAAGATTCTTTTTACTCAGTAAAAGAAGGAAGCACCTATTTTTATGATATTCCGAAAAAATCCATGGAAAAGATTCCTGGTCAAGATGCGTTTATCATATTAGATAACATTAGAAAATCTAAAGAGGTATTTAAAAATGCCGGTGTTGTTGTTGAAGATTTAGGTGATGGAATTTTAAATGTAGAGTTCCAATCTAAAATGAATACAATTGGTGGTGATGTTTTAAATGGCTTAAACAAAGCCATAGACATGGCAGAAAAAGATTTTCAAGGTTTGGTTGTTGGTAACCAAGCTGCTAATTTCTCTGTAGGTGCAAATATTGGTATGATTTTCATGATGGCGGTTGAGCAAGAATATGACGAGCTTAACATGGCTATCAAGTACTTCCAGGATACGATGATGCGTATGCGCTACTCCTCTATTCCTACTATCTCTGCTCCTCACGGTATGGCATTAGGTGGTGGATGTGAAATTTCATTACATGCAGATAAGGTTGTTGCGGCAGCTGAGACGTATATGGGTCTTGTTGAATTTGGAGTTGGTGTCCTTCCTGGTGGAGGTGGTTCAAAGGAAATGGCCTTACGTGCTCAAGATACTTTCAAGAAAGGTGATGTGGAATTGAATGTATTGCAAGAGTACTTCTTAACCATTGGTATGGCCAAAGTGTCTACTTCTGCTTACGAAGCTTTTGATTTAGGATTACTTCAAAAAGGTAAAGATATTGTAGTGGTCAATAAAGACCGACAAATTGCAACTGCCAAGGCGCATGCTATGTTAATGGCAGAATCTGGTTATACACAACCAGCAGCCCGAAACGATATCAAAGTATTGGGTAAACAAGCGCTAGGAATGTTCGTAGTTGGTACTGACTCTATGGAGGCTAGCCATTACATTAGCGAGCATGACAAGAAAATTGCCAATAAACTTGCCTATGTTATGGCTGGTGGCGATTTATCAGAACCTACGCGAGTATCCGAGCAATATTTATTGGATATAGAGCGTGAAGCTTTCTTATCGCTATGTACCGAGAGAAAAACTTTGGAGCGTATTCAGCATATGTTGAAAACAGGTAAGCCGTTACGTAATTAG